A single region of the Ptychodera flava strain L36383 chromosome 9, AS_Pfla_20210202, whole genome shotgun sequence genome encodes:
- the LOC139141108 gene encoding neurogenic differentiation factor 1-like has translation MPSAVGKAVEMKSKDVYCLDAIDETSEGEELISEDEIPESEPGARKGQKEYTLRRRNTSRKQKTDSGEKPAPKRRGPKKKRMTKARILKFKQRRVKANARERNRMHGLNEALDTLREVVPCYSKTQKLSKIETLRLAKNYIAALSSILESDTVPDTVSFAQTLSKGLSQPTTNLVAGCMQLNPRTLLPESTTCKQFNFSFWPDKSNFEPAMLGTVDTSSNVILNFLEAKINGTFSSKKDGDISENSQFSGCEGTNQNASYHGRMNYFPVMSKENIDNARNSPQVPLGSQDTFQNIAAMMSSPTAHFIHNIGMNLNSLRKMNDEPTTHCDISLEDLVHYDSPSTLGLVEQGIHLGVLDGTNDSVFDS, from the coding sequence ATGCCCAGTGCTGTAGGCAAAGCGGTCGAGATGAAATCTAAAGACGTCTACTGCTTGGATGCCATCGATGAAACTTCCGAAGGCGAAGAGCTGATTTCCGAAGACGAAATTCCGGAGTCGGAACCGGGCGCCAGGAAAGGCCAGAAAGAGTACACCCTGCGCAGGCGCAACACGTCCAGAAAGCAGAAGACCGACTCCGGCGAGAAACCGGCGCCGAAAAGGAGAGGCCCGAAAAAGAAGAGGATGACAAAAGcgagaatattaaaatttaaacagCGCAGGGTGAAGGCTAATGCCCGCGAGAGAAACCGCATGCACGGTCTGAACGAAGCTTTGGATACGTTGAGAGAAGTAGTGCCTTGCTATTCAAAGACGCAGAAACTCTCCAAAATTGAAACTCTCCGACTGGCTAAGAATTACATCGCGGCACTGTCGAGCATTTTGGAATCAGACACAGTGCCTGATACGGTAAGCTTTGCCCAAACTCTGTCTAAGGGACTGTCGCAACCAACCACAAACCTCGTTGCAGGCTGCATGCAACTAAATCCAAGGACTCTGCTGCCCGAGTCAACAACTTGTAAACAGTTCAACTTCAGTTTCTGGCCGGATAAGTCAAACTTTGAGCCGGCTATGCTCGGCACTGTTGACACCAGCAGTAATGTCATATTGAATTTCTTGGAAGCAAAAATAAACGGGACATTTTCTTCGAAAAAGGATGGAGATATAAGCGAAAATAGCCAATTCAGCGGTTGTGAAGGTACCAATCAGAATGCGTCGTACCACGGTAGGATGAACTACTTTCCCGTTATGTCAAAGGAGAACATAGACAACGCCAGAAATTCACCTCAAGTGCCGTTGGGTTCCCAGGACACTTTCCAAAACATTGCGGCTATGATGAGCTCTCCGACGGCCCATTTCATTCACAACATCGGCATGAACTTGAACTCGCTGCGCAAGATGAACGACGAACCGACCACTCACTGTGATATCTCTCTGGAAGACCTGGTGCACTACGACAGCCCATCGACGCTGGGTTTGGTCGAGCAGGGAATCCATCTTGGCGTCCTCGATGGAACAAACGACAGCGTGTTCGACAGCTGA